In bacterium, the genomic window TCTGCGAGGAAATGCGGATCCGGGTCATACCCTTGGGGACATGCCAGTTTCAGGTGGATCCCTGTCATGGAGCACCCGATGATCAGACTGTTGGCGACATTATTCCCATCACCCAGGTATACGACCCTGGTACCCTCAAGGGTGTCAGAGTTTTCCTTGATTGTCTGCAGATCGGCGAGGGTCTGGCATGGATGGGTCAGATCGGTCAGGGCGTTAATGACCGGAATGCTCCCTTCCCGTGCCAGAGTCTCCACAGTTTCCTGAGAATAGGTCCGTACGACCAGAGCGGACAGATACCGGGAAAGGACCTTGGCGGTATCACTCAGGGGTTCCCCCCGGGAGAGGTGCACATCCCTGGGGCTGAGGAAAATTGACTGTCCACCCAACTGGTAGATCCCTACCTCGAAGGAAACGCGGGTTCGGGTAGAGGCTTTCTCGAACAGGATGCCCACACTTTTGCCTTTAAGTGGGCGCTCGTTCAAGGCTGTGCCAGATCTTTTCATCTCAACAGACCGATCAAGGAGCATCTTCAACTCCTTGGGCTCAAGGTCCAGGAGAGTTATAAAGTCTCTCTTTTTCAAATGTTCAACCTTCGCTTTCCGTAAGAATTTCGTCCAGTGCGGTGAGAATACTGTCCACCTCGACCGTAGTGATATTCAGGGGAGGGGTGAACCGCAGGGTTTTATCAGCCACAGTGGTCACAAGAAACCCTCTTTTCATAAGGGCCTGCACAAAGGGAGCAGCAGGCTCTGAAAGTTCCATACCCAGGAGCAGCCCGAGACCTCTCACGTCCTTAACCTGTATGTGCTTTTCACCCAGCTTCATCAGTCCTGCTCTCAACCGCTGGCCTACTTCCGCGGCTTTTCGGGGCAGGTCCTCCGCCTCCAGGATATTGAGGGTGGCAAGGGCTGCAGCGCAGGCAAGGGGGTTCCCGCCGAAGGTGCTTCCGTGGGTCCCTGGTCCCAACGAGGCGGCCAGGTCGCTGGTAGACAGGACAGCGCCTATGGGGAATCCGTTGGCAAGGCCCTTGGCAAGAGTCATGACATCGGGCTCGATCCCGAGGACCTGGTGAGCGAATAGGGCGCCGCACCTGCCCATGCCGGTCTGAACCTCATCCAGCATGAAGAGGACATCGTGCTCCTTGCACAGATCTGCGGCTTTCTTAAGGAAGTCCCGGTCCATGGGATATACTCCCCCTTCACCCTGGACCGGTTCGATGAACAGCGCGCATGCCTTTGGGAAATGACTTTTAAGCCCTTCGATGTCTCCCGGCGCGATATGTACGAACCCCTCAGGGTAGGGCGCGAAAGCCTCCAGGTGATGCCTGGGGTCAGTGGCGCTGAGCGCTTTCATCGTCCGACCGTGAAAAGCTCCGAAAATGCTGATAACCAGGTTTCGTCCCGCACCATACTTGTCGAAAGACCTTTTTCGGGCCAGTTTGATCGCCGTTTCGGATGCTTCGGCACCGCTATTACAGAAAAAGACCCTGTCGAGGGATGTCAGGGATGTCAGTCTTTCGGCAAGGATCGCCTGGACATCGCTGTAGTACCAGTTGGATATATGGATCAGGCGGCCGGCCTGATTAACAATGGCTCTGGTGATCCCGGGGTGACAATGCCCCAGGTTGCAGGTCGCTATGCCGGCTACGAAATCGACATATTCGTTTCCCTCCGTGTCACGCAGCCGTGCACCTCTGCCGCTTGTGAAAACGATGGGAAACTGTCGGTAGTTCGGGAAAAGGGCGCCGTTTACCGCGTCGATATATTCCTGACTGCTCTTACCGTATACTCCTGTCAAGGTACTATCTCCGTTCCTACGCCTGTTTGAGTAAAGATCTCAAGCAGGACGGCATGGTTGACCCTGCCGTCCACAATATGTACTTTTGACACACCTCCCTCGAGAGATGAAAGGGCGGCCTCGACTTTGGGGATCATGCCTCCGTGGATGACCCCCGATGCAACCATCAGGTCGAGAGCCTTCCTGTCCAGGGATGAGATCAGTTCGCCTTTCTCATCGGCGATTCCAGGGACATCAGTCATGAGCAGCAATTTTTTGGCTTTCAGGGCCGTGGCAATTGCCCCAGCCACGGAGTCAGCGTTGATGTTGTAAGTGTTCCCTTCTGCATCCACTCCCACTGGTGCAATTACCGGGATGAAGTTCCCTTCATCCAGACGATGGATGATCTCAGGATGGACAGAAGTAATCCGCCCCACCTTTCCCGGGTCTATGATCTCGGGCGGACCATCCCCTTGCGAAGCCTCCTGGATGAGAAGCTTCTCAGCGAAAAAAAGGCCTCCATCCTTGCCGGTCAGTCCTACGGCCTTTCCTCCATGTTTCTGTATAAGGGTGACGATCTCCTTATTCACCTTTCCACCCAGGACCATCTCCACCACATCCATGGTCTCATCATCGGTGAACCTGTGACCGTGCACGAATCTGGTTTTCAGACCCATTCGTTCAAGGGTCTTCCCTATCTGGGGACCTCCACCGTGGACCACGACAGGTTTGATGCCGACATAACGGAGCAGGATG contains:
- the argF gene encoding ornithine carbamoyltransferase, with amino-acid sequence MKKRDFITLLDLEPKELKMLLDRSVEMKRSGTALNERPLKGKSVGILFEKASTRTRVSFEVGIYQLGGQSIFLSPRDVHLSRGEPLSDTAKVLSRYLSALVVRTYSQETVETLAREGSIPVINALTDLTHPCQTLADLQTIKENSDTLEGTRVVYLGDGNNVANSLIIGCSMTGIHLKLACPQGYDPDPHFLAEGIRRSGIAGGSVQLVRDPEEACRGAHFLYTDVWTSMGQEEESKKRRKDLAAYQLNTARLNDADPGAKILHCLPAHRGEEITEELIDHPQSTICDQAENRLHTQKALLEWLLK
- a CDS encoding acetylornithine/succinylornithine family transaminase: MTGVYGKSSQEYIDAVNGALFPNYRQFPIVFTSGRGARLRDTEGNEYVDFVAGIATCNLGHCHPGITRAIVNQAGRLIHISNWYYSDVQAILAERLTSLTSLDRVFFCNSGAEASETAIKLARKRSFDKYGAGRNLVISIFGAFHGRTMKALSATDPRHHLEAFAPYPEGFVHIAPGDIEGLKSHFPKACALFIEPVQGEGGVYPMDRDFLKKAADLCKEHDVLFMLDEVQTGMGRCGALFAHQVLGIEPDVMTLAKGLANGFPIGAVLSTSDLAASLGPGTHGSTFGGNPLACAAALATLNILEAEDLPRKAAEVGQRLRAGLMKLGEKHIQVKDVRGLGLLLGMELSEPAAPFVQALMKRGFLVTTVADKTLRFTPPLNITTVEVDSILTALDEILTESEG
- the argB gene encoding acetylglutamate kinase — translated: MKELIKKADILLESLPYIREFAGKTIVIKYGGSAMVSETLRSNFARDIILLRYVGIKPVVVHGGGPQIGKTLERMGLKTRFVHGHRFTDDETMDVVEMVLGGKVNKEIVTLIQKHGGKAVGLTGKDGGLFFAEKLLIQEASQGDGPPEIIDPGKVGRITSVHPEIIHRLDEGNFIPVIAPVGVDAEGNTYNINADSVAGAIATALKAKKLLLMTDVPGIADEKGELISSLDRKALDLMVASGVIHGGMIPKVEAALSSLEGGVSKVHIVDGRVNHAVLLEIFTQTGVGTEIVP